The Pyxidicoccus trucidator sequence CGTCTCGCAGGTGCACTTCGCCTCGTTGCGGTTGATGCCGCACTGGGGGCACAGGCCCTTGCAGTCCTCGCGGCACACCGTGCCCATGGGCAGGGCCAGCAGCAATTGCTCCCGGACGATGGGGTCCAGATTGATGACCTTCCCGTCGAAGACCTCCTGGTCCGCGTCCTCCAGTTCGAACGAGCCGCCCACCTCGCCCTGGCTGCGCTCCTTCTTCTCCATGACGGACTCGTCGTCCTTCAGGTAGTCGTCCCCGCGGACGAGCGACTTGGGCACCAGGTTGAGGGTGAAGGCCACCGGCACCTTCAGTTCCACGTCCGTCAGGCAGCGCTTGCACTGGCTGGTGACATTCGCTGTGAACTGCCCCTCCAGCAGCACGCCGCCGCTCACCTTCTTCAGCGACGCCTTCAGCGTGGACGGAGCCGTGGCGCGAAAGCCGGTGTCCTCACCGGACCCATCTCCGCCCAGCACCTCACCGAGCAGGTTGAGACCGATGGGCTCGTTGAGCTGAAGCCCTGTCTCCTTGATTTGTTCAATCTTTACGAGCATTTACGCGACGTCCAGGCAAAAAGGGCGAGCAACATAGAGGGCGGGGCCTCCACCGTCAACACACCCTTGTCCAACTGCGCCACGAAGATGTCACGCCACCGTCACCCCCTGTGGCCCGTCCTTCGTGGATCCTCCAAATAACGCTTAGATGAGGTGGATTTGATGCATGGGCGGGGCGAGGGTCGCGCGGGGCGGTCCCCGTCCCGGGGGGCGAACCGGGAAGGCATCCTGGAGTGGACCCTCCCCTGCTTGCGCCCGCCCCTCGGCTCGCGGCCCGTGCCGGCGAGCTCGGGCCTCCCCCTTCCGAGCGGTATGAGCTTCGAGAGGATTCCATGTCGCGCATCCTGATCATCGAGGACGAGCAGGACCTCGCCGGACTCGTCGAGTACAACCTCCGGGCCGTGGGCTTCGAGACGGACACGGCGAACACCGGCGCGGGGGGCCTCGCCAAGGCCCGCGCGCAGCCGCCGGACCTGGTGCTGCTGGACCTGATGCTGCCGGACATCGCGGGCGGCGAGGTGCTGCGCATGCTCAAGCTGGACGCGGAGCTGCGCAAGACGGCCGTCATCATCGTCAGCGCGAAGGGCCAGGAGTCGGACCGCGTGCAGGGGCTGGAGCTGGGCGCGGACGACTATGTCGTGAAGCCCTTCTCCGTCCGCGAGCTCCTCCTGCGCGTCAAGGCGGTGCTGCGCCGCGGAGACGTGGAGGAAGGGCCGGCGGCGGTGCTCACTTCCGGCGACATCGTCCTGGACACCTCGCGCCACCAGGTGCGCGTGAAGGGCGAGGAGGTGGTGCTCACCGCCCTGGAGTTCCGCCTGCTGCGCACGCTGCTGGAGCGCAGTGACAGGGTGCAGACGCGCGAAGTGCTCCTGTCCGACGTCTGGGGCATCCAGGCGGAAATCCACACCCGCACCGTGGACACGCACATCAAGCGCCTGCGCGAGAAGCTGGGCCCCGCCGGGGACATCATCGAGACGGTGCGCGGCGTGGGCTACAAGCTCAGCCCTCCGTAGCGGCCAGGACGTCACCGCCCATGCACGTGCGCGCCATCCTCCTTCCCCTGCTGCTGCCGTCCGCCGTGGTGGCGGTGCTCGTCGCCACGCTGGACTCGCCGGGTGGCGCGCTGGCCGCCGCGCTCGTCAC is a genomic window containing:
- a CDS encoding YceD family protein, producing the protein MLVKIEQIKETGLQLNEPIGLNLLGEVLGGDGSGEDTGFRATAPSTLKASLKKVSGGVLLEGQFTANVTSQCKRCLTDVELKVPVAFTLNLVPKSLVRGDDYLKDDESVMEKKERSQGEVGGSFELEDADQEVFDGKVINLDPIVREQLLLALPMGTVCREDCKGLCPQCGINRNEAKCTCETKPVDPRMAPLKNIKLS
- a CDS encoding response regulator yields the protein MSRILIIEDEQDLAGLVEYNLRAVGFETDTANTGAGGLAKARAQPPDLVLLDLMLPDIAGGEVLRMLKLDAELRKTAVIIVSAKGQESDRVQGLELGADDYVVKPFSVRELLLRVKAVLRRGDVEEGPAAVLTSGDIVLDTSRHQVRVKGEEVVLTALEFRLLRTLLERSDRVQTREVLLSDVWGIQAEIHTRTVDTHIKRLREKLGPAGDIIETVRGVGYKLSPP